In the genome of Deltaproteobacteria bacterium, one region contains:
- a CDS encoding Dynamin family protein, producing MDSFNEGTPSVTPVAAPDLITLFERSAELIEKLGDDFLPDEERLAQLRERLEGDRFHLAVLGQFKRGKSTFLNALLGEPLLPTAVVPLTAIPTFLRYGPKRSVWVSFEDGEREECVGCPHDALVELLERHVTEERNPENRLGVTQVDVEHPSGLLSHGVVLIDTPGIGSTFRHNTESTINFLSQCDAAFFIVSADPPITEVEVEFLRAVQGHVKHLFFILNKIDYLSSDERKRCANFLKDVIRKQLSIQEVPEIFPVSGRDGLAARTADDEQGWRESGMEAVETCLTGFLKTEKGAILRQAIAAKAGDLLDDLGGRVRLRRRSLETPLEVLEEKLALFNRQVEEAEGMRRTAGDLLAGDRKRVVEFLEEQSGDLREEARSYFNTLVSRELSDVPSRAGLEERAKKAIEKNIPLFFEKHLGELSRDMEKRIGDLVNLHQGRANELLDTVHRTACELFDLAYTPLKEKGTPDRVRKPYWVTHRWSNRLSSIPTGMLDWVLPRPVLTKQVRKRILAEVEDLLMHNVENLRWATLQNIDRTFRRFVSQLDEHLKRTIEGTRNAILHGRERRKEGRDRVAGEIEELLKQEEAIAEITAALRALGALKKEEQG from the coding sequence ATGGATTCCTTCAATGAAGGAACCCCGTCCGTCACCCCTGTTGCAGCCCCTGACCTTATTACCCTTTTTGAACGATCCGCCGAACTCATAGAAAAACTGGGGGATGATTTTCTGCCTGACGAAGAACGCCTGGCTCAACTCAGGGAACGGCTCGAAGGAGACCGGTTCCATCTGGCTGTGCTGGGGCAGTTCAAACGGGGGAAAAGCACTTTCCTGAATGCCCTCCTGGGGGAGCCTCTTCTGCCGACGGCCGTCGTTCCCTTGACCGCGATCCCGACCTTTCTCCGGTACGGTCCGAAAAGGTCGGTTTGGGTCTCCTTTGAGGACGGGGAGCGGGAAGAGTGCGTCGGCTGTCCCCATGATGCCCTGGTTGAACTTTTGGAACGCCATGTTACGGAGGAGCGGAACCCCGAGAATCGTCTTGGCGTCACTCAGGTGGATGTGGAGCATCCCTCGGGTCTCCTTTCGCATGGGGTCGTCCTCATTGATACCCCCGGGATCGGTTCCACCTTTCGTCACAATACCGAGTCGACGATCAACTTTCTTTCCCAGTGTGATGCCGCCTTTTTTATTGTTTCGGCCGACCCGCCGATTACGGAGGTGGAGGTGGAATTTCTCCGAGCCGTTCAGGGGCATGTGAAACATCTCTTCTTTATCCTCAACAAGATCGATTATCTCTCTTCGGACGAGCGGAAGCGGTGTGCGAACTTTCTGAAAGATGTGATCCGGAAACAACTTTCCATACAAGAGGTTCCCGAGATCTTTCCCGTTTCGGGACGCGACGGTCTTGCGGCCCGGACCGCCGACGACGAACAGGGATGGAGGGAGAGTGGAATGGAAGCGGTCGAAACCTGTCTCACCGGATTCCTGAAAACGGAAAAGGGTGCAATCCTTCGGCAGGCGATTGCTGCAAAGGCGGGGGACTTGCTGGACGACCTGGGGGGGCGCGTCCGTTTGCGGCGGCGGTCCCTTGAGACCCCCCTCGAGGTACTGGAGGAGAAACTTGCCCTTTTCAACCGACAGGTGGAAGAGGCCGAGGGGATGCGCCGGACGGCGGGGGACCTGCTGGCCGGGGACCGGAAACGGGTGGTCGAATTTCTGGAGGAACAGTCGGGGGACCTCCGGGAGGAGGCCCGGAGCTATTTTAATACTCTGGTCAGCAGAGAGCTGTCGGATGTTCCGAGCCGTGCCGGTCTGGAGGAACGGGCGAAGAAGGCGATCGAGAAAAATATTCCGCTGTTCTTTGAAAAACATCTCGGCGAGTTGTCTCGGGACATGGAGAAGCGGATCGGTGATCTTGTCAACCTGCACCAGGGCCGGGCGAATGAACTCCTCGATACGGTCCACCGTACGGCCTGCGAGCTTTTTGATCTTGCCTATACCCCGCTGAAAGAGAAGGGGACCCCCGACCGTGTTCGAAAACCTTACTGGGTAACCCATCGTTGGAGCAACCGTTTAAGTTCCATCCCGACGGGGATGCTCGACTGGGTACTTCCCCGTCCAGTCCTTACCAAACAGGTCCGAAAACGGATCCTTGCCGAGGTGGAGGACCTTCTGATGCACAATGTGGAGAACCTCCGCTGGGCGACCCTGCAGAATATCGACCGGACCTTCCGTCGGTTTGTTTCCCAATTAGACGAGCACCTGAAGCGGACGATTGAAGGGACCCGGAATGCGATCCTCCATGGGCGTGAACGTCGGAAAGAGGGCCGGGACCGGGTTGCAGGGGAGATTGAAGAGCTTCTGAAACAGGAGGAGGCCATCGCAGAGATTACCGCGGCCCTGCGGGCGCTCGGTGCATTGAAAAAGGAGGAGCAGGGCTGA
- a CDS encoding response regulator yields MSRKIVVADHAPAVRYTIAFALRMKGYEVQEAQDGLEALSMITEAEVEGLPFDLLISEIHMPKLDGDDLIRRLQKDGFSIPSIFVTADHEPVTSRRLMKYGCLDILYKPYDIRLLVRRVDHLLGGRVLPCSPPLLQAKAS; encoded by the coding sequence ATGAGTCGAAAAATAGTGGTTGCCGATCATGCACCTGCCGTGCGTTATACCATCGCCTTTGCCCTGCGGATGAAGGGCTACGAGGTTCAGGAAGCGCAAGATGGTTTGGAAGCCCTGTCAATGATTACCGAGGCGGAAGTGGAAGGGTTGCCCTTTGATCTTCTGATCTCGGAGATTCATATGCCGAAACTTGACGGTGACGATCTGATCCGGCGCCTTCAGAAAGATGGATTCTCGATTCCAAGCATCTTTGTTACGGCCGACCATGAACCGGTGACGTCAAGGCGGCTTATGAAGTACGGTTGCCTTGATATCCTTTACAAGCCCTATGATATCCGCCTGCTGGTGCGGCGAGTGGATCATCTGCTTGGCGGGCGGGTCCTGCCTTGCTCACCCCCCCTCTTGCAGGCAAAGGCTTCTTGA